The following nucleotide sequence is from Elusimicrobiota bacterium.
GCCGCGCACCTCGGCCTGCCCGCCGAGGCGCCCCTCGGTTCCTACCTCCCGCGCTACCCGAGTCACCTCGGAAGCGAAGGAGGAAAGCTGGTCCACCATCGTGTTGATGGTGTTCTTCAGCTCCAGGATCTCGCCCTTCACGTCCACCGTGATCTTCTTCGAGAGGTCGCCCGCCGCCACCGCCTTCGTCACGTCGGCGATGTTCCTCACCTGCGCGGTAAGGTTGCCGGCCATCGAGTTCACCGAGTCGGTGAGGTCGCGCCAGGTGCCCGCCACGCCCTGCACGTCGGCCTGGCCGCCGAGCTTGCCTTCGGTGCCGACCTCGCGGGCGACGCGGGTCACCTCGGAGGCGAAGGAGCCGAGCTGGTCGACCATGGTGTTGATCGTGTTCTTGAGCTCGAGGATCTCGCCCTTCACGTCGACGGTGATCTTCTTCGACAGGTCACCCTTGGCGACGGCGGTCGTGACGTCGGCGATGTTGCGGACCTGGCTCGTGAGGTTGGCGGCCATCGAGTTGACGTTGTCCGTCAGATTCTTCCAGGTGCCGGCGACGCCTTTGACGTGCGCCTGTCCGCCGAGCTTGCCTTCGGTGCCGACCTCGCGGGCGACGCGGGTGACCTCGGAGGCGAAGGAGCCGAGCTGGTCGACCATCGTGTTGACGACCTTCGCGATGCGCAGGAACTCGCCCTTGACGGGGCGGCCGTCGACCTCGAGGGCCATAGTCTGCGACAGGTCGCCGCGCGCGACGGCGCCGATGACGCGCGCGACCTCGTTCGTGGGCTGCACGAGGTCGCCGATCAGGGAGTTGATCGACGCCACCTTGGTCTTCCAGGACCCGCTGACCTCGCCGATGGAGGCGCGCTGGGTGATCTTCCCTTCTTTTCCGACGACGATGGAGATGCGGCGGAACTCTCCGGCCATGCGCTCGTTGAGGTCGGCGATCTCGTTGAGGTCGGCGGCGACCCTGCGGGCGGAGCCCGAGCGGTCGGCGGGCATGCGGGCCGAGAAGTCGCCCTTCTTGATCGCGGTCAGGACCTCGCCCAGCCGCCGCATGTCCTCGTCGAGCTGCGCGTGGGAGTCGAGGAGCTCGTTGAACGCGTCCGCGACCCGGCCCGCGACGCCGAATTTATTGAGCGTCATCCGCGCGTCTCGCTTGCCTTTCTTGAAGCCTTGGAGAAGGGTGA
It contains:
- a CDS encoding HAMP domain-containing protein — translated: MTLNKFGVAGRVADAFNELLDSHAQLDEDMRRLGEVLTAIKKGDFSARMPADRSGSARRVAADLNEIADLNERMAGEFRRISIVVGKEGKITQRASIGEVSGSWKTKVASINSLIGDLVQPTNEVARVIGAVARGDLSQTMALEVDGRPVKGEFLRIAKVVNTMVDQLGSFASEVTRVAREVGTEGKLGGQAHVKGVAGTWKNLTDNVNSMAANLTSQVRNIADVTTAVAKGDLSKKITVDVKGEILELKNTINTMVDQLGSFASEVTRVAREVGTEGKLGGQADVQGVAGTWRDLTDSVNSMAGNLTAQVRNIADVTKAVAAGDLSKKITVDVKGEILELKNTINTMVDQLSSFASEVTRVAREVGTEGRLGGQAEVRG